From a region of the Balaenoptera musculus isolate JJ_BM4_2016_0621 chromosome 15, mBalMus1.pri.v3, whole genome shotgun sequence genome:
- the SLPI gene encoding antileukoproteinase, giving the protein MTFSGLFPFVLLALGTLAPWSVEGAGNALKAGACPPRKPAQCLRYEKPKCNSDWQCLEKKKCCPDTCGIKCLDPVNILNTVEEKPGKCPVVYGQCLMLNPPSYCETDGQCVGKLKCCRGMCGKVCISPVKA; this is encoded by the exons ATGACCTTCAGTGGCCTCTTCCCCTTCGTGCTTCTTGCCCTGGGAACGCTGGCACCTTGGTCTGTGGAAGGTGCTGGAAATG CTTTGAAAGCTGGAGCCTGCCCTCCTAGAAAACCTGCCCAGTGCCTTAGATATGAGAAACCCAAGTGCAACAGTGACTGGCAGTGTCTAGAGAAGAAGAAATGTTGCCCTGATACCTGCGGAATCAAATGCCTGGATCCTGTCAACATCTTGAACACag TTGAGGAGAAGCCTGGGAAGTGTCCAGTGGTCTACGGCCAATGTCTGATGCTTAACCCCCCCAGTTACTGTGAGACAGACGGCCAGTGCGTGGGTAAATTAAAGTGCTGCAGGGGCATGTGTGGGAAAGTCTGCATTTCCCCTGTGAAAG CCTGA
- the LOC118882001 gene encoding antileukoproteinase-like yields the protein MKPSSLTVFLVIFAFGFLMPWAVEGGFRGSYKPGTCPFFDRSVKSLRCAPSECQNDWQCPRRQKCCYDYCGRKCMDPIYMSNPDSSGAV from the exons ATGAAGCCCAGCAGCCTTACCGTCTTCCTGGTGATATTTGCCTTTGGATTCCTGATGCCCTGGGCTGTGGAAGGTGGTTTCAGAG GCTCATATAAACCTGGAACCTGCCCCTTCTTCGACCGTTCTGTGAAGTCCCTTAGATGTGCACCCTCTGAATGCCAGAATGACTGGCAGTGTCCGAGAAGGCAAAAATGTTGCTACGACTATTGTGGCCGCAAATGCATGGATCCTATATACATGTCAAATCCAG ATTCATCCGGGGCAGTTTGA